cagagtgttttctttccaaagctgtcaattatatgcatagtagagcatctttttgtgacaaaatatcttgtttaaaacaggaatgtttttcatccaaaaatgttaATAGCGCCACCtagtcgcaagaagttaaacaggtcaacattcataaagccgctgggccagacggattaccaggacgtgtactcaaagcatgcgtggaccaactgtcaagtgtgttcactgacattttcaacctctccctgaccgagtctgtaataccaacatgtttcaagcagaccaccatagtccctgtgcccaaggaagtgaaagtaacctgcctaaatgattaccactctatggcactcacgtcggtagccatgacgtgctttgaaaggctggtcatggctcacatcaacagcatcttcccggacaccctagacccactccaattagcATACCGCCCACAGAtcccacagatgacgcaatcttaaTCGCACTCCAAACTGCCCTTTttcacttggacaaaaggaacacctatgtgagaatgctgtcccttgactacaactcagcattcaacaccatagtgcccacgaagctcatcactaacctaatgactctgggactaaacacctccctctgcaactggatcctggacttcctgacgggccgcccccaggtggtaagagtgggcaacaacatgtctgccacgctgatccttaacactggggcccctctggggtgtgtacttagtcccctcctgtattccctgttcacccacgactgcatggccaaacataactccaacaccatcattaagtttgctgatgacacaagagtggtaggcctgatcaccgacaacgatgagacggcctatagggaggagatcagagaactagcagtgtggtgccaggacaacaacctctccctcaatctgAGCAAGattaaggagctgatcgtggactacaggaaaaggcgggccgaacaggcccccattaaaatcgatggggctatagtggagcgggtcgagagtttcaagttccttggtgtccacatcaccaacgaactatcatggtccaaacataccaagacagtcgtgaagagggagcTTCTTTCTTGCTTagcgtcctttcaggttatgtcgatattggactcgttttactgtggatatagatacttttgtacttgtttcctccagcatcttaacaaggtcctttgatgttgttctgggattgatttgcacttttcgcaccaaagtacgttcatctctaggagacagaacgcatctcattcctgagcggtatgacggctgcgtggtcccatggtgtttatacttgtgtactattgtttgtacagatgaacgtggtatcttcaggcatttggaatttgctcccaaggatgaacgagacttgtggagttctacagttttttttctgaggtcttggttgatttcttttgattttcccatgatgtcaagcaaagagacactgagtttgaaggtaggccttgaaatacatccacaggtacacctccaattgactcaaatgatgtaaattagcctatcagaagcttctaaagccatgacataattttctggaatttaccaagctgtttgaaggcacagtcaacttaatgtgtgtaaacttctgacccactggaattgggatacagtgaattataagttaaataatctgtctgtaaacaattgttggaaacattacttgtgccatgcacaaagtagatgtcctaaccaacttgccaaagctatagtttgttaacaagaaaattgtggagtTGTTGAATAACATGTTTTAATGAcccaaacctaagtgtatgtaaactttcgacttcaactgtagcctcGTTAATGTTATGGGTGCAGGCAATGGCTTACAGTAAAGCCACATGGGAGCAGGCAATGGCTTACAGTAAAACCACATGGGTGCAGGCAATGGCATACAGTAAAACCACATGGGAGCAGGCAATGGCTTACAATAAAACCACATGGGTGCAGGCAATGGCTTACAGTAAAACCACATGGGTGCATGCAATGGCTTACAGTAAAACCACATGGGTGCAGGCAATGGCTTACAATAAAACCACATGGGTGCAGGCAATGGCTTACAGTAAAACCACATGGGTGCAGGCAATGGCTTACAGTAAAACCACATGGGTGCAGGCAATGGCTTACAGTAAAACCACATGGGTGCAGGCAATGGCTTACAGTAAAACCACATGGGTGCATGCAATGGCTTACAGTAAAACCACATGGGTGCAGGCAATGGCTTACAATAAAACCACATGGGTGCAGGCAATGGCTTACAGTAAAACCACATGGGTGCAGGCAATGGCTTACAGTAAAACCACATGGGTGCATGCAATGGCTTACAGTAAAACCACATGGGTGCAGGCAATGGCATACAGTAAAACCACATGTGAGCAGGCAATGGCTTACAATACAACCACATGGGTGCAGGCAATGGCTTACAGTAAAACCACATGGGTGCAGGCAATGGCTTACAGTAAAACCACATGGGTGCAGGCAATGGCATACATTAAAACCACATGTGAGCAGGCAATGGCTTACAATAAAACCACATGGGTGCAGGCAATGGCTTACAGTAAAACCACATGGGTGCAGGCAATGGCTTACAGTAAAACCACATGGGTGCAGGCAATGGCTTACAGTAAAACCACATGGGTGCAGGCAATGGTTTACAGTAAAACCACATGGGTGCAGGCAATGGCATACAGTAAAACCACATGGGTGCAGGCAATGGCTTACAGTAAAACCACATGGGTGCAGGCAATGGCATACAGTAAAACCACATGGGTGCAGGCAATGGCATACAGTAAAACCACATGGGCGCAGGCAATGGCTTACAGTAAAACCACATGGGTGCAGGCAATGGCTTACAGTAAAACCACATGGGTGCAGGCAATGGCTTACAGTAAAACCACATGGGTGCAGGCAATGGCTTACAGTAAAACCACATGGGTGCAGGCAATGGCTTACAGTAAAACCACATGGGTGCAGGCAATGGCTTACAGTAAAACCACATGGGTGCAGGCAATGGCTTACAGTAAAACCACATGGGTGCAGGCAATGGCTTACAGTAAAACCACATGGGTGCAGGCAATGGCATACAATAAAACCACATGGGTGCAGGCAATGGCATACAGTAAATCCACATGGGTGCAGGCATACGGTAAAACCACATGGGTGCAGGCAATGGCTTACAGTAAAACCAGTCAGTGCTCTACTCTCAAAAAATGATTACATTATGGATGAATAAACTGTTTAGCTGTTACACTGATAAGTATTGTATTGGACCTATTCTGAGATTAGGCTAATAGATGTGGCAGCTCCATGAAAGTAAGCTACACCCTTTCTCTGAGTAGTGAGTTACTTTGAGTACAAATTAACATCTTGGTGTGGTGGTGGTCTGTTCCCAGCACTTCCTGTGCGCTGTGTTTTTAAACTAGAAACAACCAGTCCTGTGCAGGTTAGGGTCTGTATCTGGGGCAGAAAAAACACCCCAGTACTTTACAGTAACCTCTCGCTCAGGGTTTTACCAGAACACAACAGGCAGAAGCAGTGTTGGACCAAAGACATTAGACCCAAGCTTTATTTTGTATTCTCAAAAACTAGCCACTCTTGCTTCAAGTGGTAACAATGGTCTTTGTCGCAATTTCTTTATAAAATGAGGGACATTTCTCTGGCACTATTCTCTGGTGAAGGATACTGTATTGTAATTGAGTAGTTGCATAGTAAACATGTAGCCTTCAAACGAACATGTTTCAAATTAATTGACAATAACTGAGATTGGAATTTGTTACTATATGTGTCACTATTACAATCTTGCCACGCCCACATCATTTTACAGTTATGCAAACTATTACCTCTGTCTTCCTATGACCATAGAGACAGTCATATGCACTTTCATATTACATTCATATTACATTTGAATGGAATTTCCATACTCTCTCAAGAGGGAGAACATCTATTTACAGCAACTCACTGTTTCGGCTATGTGGTGGGCTCAACATTTTACATAAACCATGGAAAGCCCCCAACCTGTAGCCAGCACATGCGTACAAACACGCGCATCTGTGCAAAAATATACACCAACACTCACttgctcgctcactcactcactcatactGAGTGAGTCATATGCAGACATatagacacaggcacacacacttaGTCACACACAGGGATATAAAATGTTCGGTATGAGTTATTTTTCCCTGTTATATCCCCAAATCATCACTAATAATCACCAAAGTGGCTCAGTGGTTTCTtcattataatatatattttgatagTCAATAACAAATGATGGTTTATCATCATTATGTGTGAGATAACCTTTGTGATACACACTGCTAATGGGTGTTATTTTGCTCCTCTAACTCTGAGGTGTGACGTGAAGGAGGGTTCACACTCAGAAGCACATATTCTCTAGCTCTAACCCTTGCCCACCTGTCTCACACCGACCACCCCCCCATCTTTAAATCACGTTTTATTCTCTGAAATACTGCTGCACTGCGGTTAACACACTGCTCAACATTTCCATGACACCAGGAAGAGTGTGTGTTAGTTTTAtatatgtataaaaaaaacatgaatcCCCCCAAGGAGTGACATTTTCATCCACAAAATATGTTCAGCTTTCCTCTTTTTCAGTGAAAAGATCCAACAAAGAAGACAACTTAAACAGTAAAACAGTCAGCAGCAATGTGCCGTTATGGTCTGGATGAGGTCTCTTTCAGAACCTATGGGCTCAGTGGACTCGGATGGCTGCATACTCTGAGCATTCATCATGGGGGGTTGGAATATGGGGGGGTTTCGGGGACCCTCTAGGGGTCTGGTGGTTCAGGCTAGCGTACACAAGGTGGTTTGACCCTTGACTTCCAGCtgtgatgtcagaggaaggcagagTTCCGTTTGTCATCAGGAGGCTGTGTGCCGATGCCCTGTTGATGTGTTTGGCATAGGGACCATTGTTGTAGAGATTGTCAGAGTGGGCAGGGTTTGGTGTGAATGGTGATGATGCACAGGTTCCCTTAGAGCAGGAGGAGAGGTCTGGACATGGTGCTGCCTGTGTGGACATTTCCATTAAACACAGAGAAAAACAATTAGACAAAGTCAGGACAGCAAGGCTTCCATTTTGTACAAATGTAGTATATTGAGGACCAGTTTTGTCATGATAGTAAATGACCCAGTGGTTAATAGTAAGATGCTATAAGATTTCCTTACCTGCTCCTTTATGCCGTTATTTGTTGACCTTGTTGGTCCTGAATAATGTGTATATTTTAGAAAGTTAAAGTGACATGTTTGCTGTATTTCAACCTTGTACACAATAAAAGTTTTCAGTATTAAATGGGTCTAATAGAAAACCTGAGCTGGCGCACACCAAGAGAATATGATttagtgtagaggtgctgactaacagtGAATAAAGTCATAAAACAAAGAAAGTCACACACTCCACATGTATAACCTTCCAGTAATGTATTGGGTAAAAAAACACCAATGtttcactgtgccttcttcaccacctcttcatcactgtgccttcttcaccctGATTACTGGGAGGTTATACATATGGAGTCTGCGGCTCTCTTTGTTTTTATAGTAATAAATGGGTAACAGCATTACTCACCTTTACATCCATAGAGATAGAGGAAGGAGATTGCTGTCACCACGACCACCAGCAGTACTATTCCCACACAGATGTAAGCATACGGCAGCCAGCTCAGATATTTCTCATCATGCTTTGCATTTGGTGAGTTGTCTGTTAGAGTAGAAACAGAGGTCTTAACACCAGACACAGTTGTCACATAGGCCTACAAGCTGATGTGATGTGATTGAATGTCTGTAATTTCATAAAACATTGTCCTACTTGTGTTGTGGTCTGCTGTGCTAGTCATTTTCAGGTTGATATCTGTAGAAATAAGTGTATCAAACAACAAGGACTCAACTGAGTATGTATTTTATTCATTTTAAAACAATTGATTGAGGAAAAAACTAAGCTTTTGTTGGTtacctgagacagagacattgatagcATGGCTAACAATTGATGATTTATTCCCAGCCATTCCACATCTGTACGAACCATCGTCATTCATAGATATCTTCTTAAAATCCAAAAATGCAATACGATTTTCTGACCCTCTATCCAATGGTTTCCATCCAATTTTGACTTGCTCTGTCTCATTGACTTGTTTGCAGTTGGCGTCGTCAAATTTACACCAGGTGACACGTAAGGTTTCCCCACAATGTTTCACAGGGCAGTTGATTGTCAGCCGTTTCTGAGGGACAGCATACCAAACAGTGTTTCTTTTGATTGGCACCTCAATTTCACATGGGCCTTGGTGTGAGAAAAGATGATGGAAACAATTGACATAATTACTACTGATAGGGATCATACTGGTCACTGGCAAAACACAAATGAACATGAAGACCTGTCATATTCAAATTGCAGTTGAGAAGTTACGCTTTGACAGTGTCCATCACCCATCTCTGACTGACTTTGGTTGATCAataagtacattcagaaagtattcagacccctttactttttccacattctgttacgttacagccttattctaaaattgattaaattgttattttccctcatcaatctacacacaataccccataattacaaatcaaaaaatgtttttttagaaatgtttgcaaatttatcaaatataaaaaactgaaatatcacatttacataagttttcagacccattactttgttgaatcacctttggcagcctgAGTTCCTAagtgctttggagcaggttttaatcaaatatctctctgtactttgctacgttcatctttccctcaatcctgactagtctcccagtccctgccactgaaaaacattcccacagcatgatgctgccaccaaacttaaccgtagggatggtgccaggttccccccgatgtgacgcttggcattaaggccaaagagttcaatcttggtatcATCAGGTCTGAGagtcttatggtctgagagtcctttaggtgccttttggcaaacccatattcgggttcttggtcacctccctgaccatggccctttccccccaattgctcagtttggtcgggcagccagctctaggaagagtcttgttcgttccaaacttcttccattcaagaatgatggaggtgactgtgttcttggggaccttcattgttgcagacatgttttggtacccttccccagatctatgcctcgacacaatcctgtctcggacctctacggacaattccttcgacctcatggcttggtttttgttctgacatgcactgtcaactttgggactttacatagacaggtgtgtgcctttccaaatcatgtccaatcaatttaatgtaccacagatggacttcaatcaagttgtagaaatatctcaaggacgatcaaggGGATGTACCTGAGCTGAATTTTTGAGTCtgatagcaaaaggtctgaaaacttaggtaaataagttatttctgtttagtttttttgacatttgcaaacatttctaaaaacctattttagtttttttattatggggtattgtgtgcagatggatgaggaacattttttattcaatgttgcagacatgttttggtacccttcccccagatctgtgcctctgtgcctcgacacattattatgtaaataaggtatttcttgtATTTATTGTATGtttttgtgtgtaaattgatgaggaacattttttaaaatcaattttataataatgctgcaatgtaataaaatgtggaaaaagtcaaatggGCTGAAtacttctgaatgcactgtacatagcatactgTTGAAGGAAATTTTAAGTAAATTGCCAAAATTAGCAAATCTCAATCCCTTTCAAATGTAACACAAAAAGTAAAAGTGACAAGAGGGAAACATCTTACCTTGAGCATTGCCATGGATGCAGaccaggaggaggagacagaggaccaGCAGGATGTGGTCAGACCACGGTGGGTCCATCAGGGCAAAGATGCAGTCTTATGAGATCTCAAGACAGGTCATGCCCGTGTCACTCAGTTAGAGCAAACTGCCTGTGATTACAAACATGAGTTGAGTGGAGACACTGACGATATGTTCtgaatatttctctctctctctctctcctctgcatctACAGGGTTTTtccacttcctgtcctcctaCATATGAGCCTACCTACCATAGCTCTCTTGTCTATTGCTTCTACTTTAGAGGTCTGTTTCCTCTCCCTCACACATCGTAGGCCAACACGTATATGTCTTTTTAGtgggttacagtatattattgtAGGTCATTTAATGGGCAATGATCTTTAAACTTATGCTCAGTTAAAAAATGTAGCTTTTCACACttttagtagacactcttatcccGTGCATACATTTTCAATATTGTCTCCCCGTGGGAATTAAACCCATAACCCTGACATTGCaaacgccatgctctaccaactgagctacacttaACAATTGTATTGTAAGCCatttagaggtgtgtgtgtgtgggggggggggtcctctTTGGTTCTCTATTGCTCCTCTATTGTGCGTCAAGCAAGAGGGAACCTGACCATCAGAACAGCTCCTTGAATCCCTACTTCTTGAAGTTTGCAGATGTGTCTAAAAAACACTTCTTTACCCTTTGGTGTGTGTACTTTACTATATTTATACTTGGAATGTTGCTTTTCAACAGcaaaagataaaaaataaaataaaaaataaaaaaaatactttgtAGGATGTCTTTAAAAAAACTTAGTACAGCAAACGTGCTATAGCACCTACACCACCTGTGGTAAGAAACATTTACCTGATGACTAATGCTTTCCATTCAGTCACTATCAGAGTTCATTAACAGTTGCAACTTATGTCTTCAGCTACTTAAAGAGTGTTACAGTATCGCCATCTTCTGGTGAATAAATTACTGAGGCAGTTCTCCATCCTTGACTGTATTTATTAACACAAGTAACCAAGTTGTGTTCAACAGCTACAGTTGATATACATTTCACATTAAACGTTCTGCCTCAATAGATATTATTCAAGGGCAGACAAAGAGATGTTACACAGCTGATATGATTTTGTCAATTTGATCACATCATCAGGTCACATAGAGTCACAAATACTGCTTTGTTGATCTACATCAGCGTCCTGTATTCTCAGCTCACTCAGTTCCACTTCTGTATCCTGGGATGTTTCTGCAAACAGAAGCAGCCATAACTATAACCATCctgcagatgacacaacacatCACAGCCGTGGGAAGTAGGTGTGTGGAGGGTgttgcagcaccccctgaaaaatcatAATATCAAAAAATGATAAATAATAACACAtttttaatttgtattttttttaacaaaagtagtgcactgtacctttactagtcctttattaGCAGACCGATATACCCATctgtagaagaaaaaaaaaggtcTGCGCTGGGCCTCTCGAGTGGTCCAGCAATCCCCCACAATTGGGTTAGTGGGGGATTGCCCTTGCCCAGCGGgtctttacttggctcattgcactctagtgactccttgtggtgggctgggCACCTACAGGCTGAATTCGGTCATCAGttggacagtgtttcctctgacacattgttgcagcaggcttccgggttaagcgagcggtGTTCTCggatcatgtttcggaggacgcatgactcgcctcgcctctcctgagcccgttggggagttgagACAAGATCTTAATTGGACGTCACGAAATTCAGGAGAAAAAGGGAGTAGAATTACAGTTATTATAATTGTTTATTaagcaaagtgtgtgtgtgtgtgtgtgtgtgtgtgtgtgttattactgtaactcaccttgtatttgtattttttaaggaTCGCCATTAGCTGCTACCTTTCTTTGTGGGGTCAATAAAAACACttttcacaacatattaagtgtgtgccctcaggacactactctactaccatatCAACTATTCAAAAtatatgtgtacgtgtgtgtagagtgcatgtgtatgtgtgtgtctgtgcctgtgtgtgtctctttacaGTCCCAACTGTTCCATAAAGTTGATTTTTATCTGTTTCTTAtttctgattctactgcttgtaaCAGTTACCTGATtgtgaatagagttccatgtagccatgaaTCTATGTAGTGCTATGCACCTCCCattgtctgttctggacttggggattgtgaagagacctctggtggcatgtctttgTGGGTATGCATggctgtctgagctgtgtgctagtagtttaaacagacagctcggtgcattcagcatgtcaatacttctaacaaaaacaagtagtgatgaagtcaaccTCTCCGCTattttgagccatgagagatttacatgcatattattaatgttagctctctgtgtacatttaggggccagctgtgctgactgttctgagccaattttaattttcctaagtccctctttgtggcacctgaccacacaattGGActgtagtccaggtgtgacaaaactagggcctctAGGACCTgctttgttgatagtgttgttaagaaggcatagcagcactttattatgggCAGACTTCTTCCCATCTTAGTTACTGTTGCattaacatgttttgaccatgacagtatacaatccagggttacaccaagcagtttagtcatctcaacgtGCTCAATTTCTACATtattcatcaatcaatcaaatgtatttataaagcccttcttacatcagctgatgtcacaaagatCTGTACAGAAACcgggcctaaaaccccaaacagcaatgcaggtgttaggaaaaactccctagaaaggccagacctaggaagaaacctagagaggaaccaggctatgaggggtggccagttctcttctggctgtgccgggtggagaccAAAGATGACTGACCTTATAGTAAGTACAGCATCATATGATACAAGGCATTTATGTATGTGTTATAAATGACCAAAGGGTTCTGACTTTAAATTAAGTACAGCGTCATGCGGTATAGAGTCTATGGATGTGTTATGAATGACCTAAGGTGTCTCACTTCAATTAAAGTATTACAGGACACTACATAATGTGTCAATAAATAGGTTATTAACGTCCTGCTTATTTATGACGGTTGTCTCATGATCCACAGGTTACTGTAGTGTGTGAGAGGTATTTAAATTGCTTAATGGACCTGCAAAGCttgcattagtgtgtgtgtgtgtgtgtgtgtgtgtgtgtgtgtgtgtgtgtgtgtgtgtgtgtgtgtgtgtgtgtgtgtgtgtgtgtgtgtgtgtgtgtgtgtgtgtgtgtgtgtgtgtgtgtgtgtgtgtgtcagaaccaaGATGATTTGGAGTAGTCTGTTCCCATGCTGGAGACCAGGGCTTAATTACATGCAACCTGTTACAATGGTGCTAATATTTTGTGGCTGATCTTTCAGCACCGCGaggtatggcttgtttttgttatgtACGTAGTTGTGTACTGAGGAGCATGTAACTTGGTTCCAGAAGAAAGACACTTTTAATTTCTTTAGGCTCGGGGCTTTTAGCAAGGTAAGTGTTTCTTGGTGTAACATCGTCCCCAGGCTATTGCACTCATAGCACATATAAGCCTTGGATATCAATCATTCAAACTTGGCCTTAGTGGGAGTGACGGTAGAATTCTATAGGAGTGAACTTACTGAGTAAAGTATTTGTCATCTTCACTACTTAGCACAGTCAAAAAGTCATAATTATTGCTAACCCTGCCCATTTCCACAATGTATCtgcttaaaatgtgatttttaacctaaccctaactaatgAAGGCCAAGTGTTATGCGCATTTGGGCGGAACTGTCTGGGAACAAGATTATGTGTTATGTGACTAAGATGACATCAGCACGTCACCCTTTGTAGGTTGGAACAAgacgcatttcgctacacccacaataacatctgcaaaacatttgtttgtgacaaatacaattggattgtATTTGATTTATAAAGCACATGTTTATATCATATTCAGCATTGTGGGTTATGTCACTTTTGACATTGGTGATTATGTCACACAGTTATGCCACATTTATGATC
Above is a genomic segment from Oncorhynchus nerka isolate Pitt River linkage group LG1, Oner_Uvic_2.0, whole genome shotgun sequence containing:
- the LOC115128189 gene encoding B- and T-lymphocyte attenuator-like: MDPPWSDHILLVLCLLLLVCIHGNAQGPCEIEVPIKRNTVWYAVPQKRLTINCPVKHCGETLRVTWCKFDDANCKQVNETEQVKIGWKPLDRGSENRIAFLDFKKISMNDDGSYRCGMAGNKSSIVSHAINVSVSDINLKMTSTADHNTNNSPNAKHDEKYLSWLPYAYICVGIVLLVVVVTAISFLYLYGCKGPTRSTNNGIKEQAAPCPDLSSCSKGTCASSPFTPNPAHSDNLYNNGPYAKHINRASAHSLLMTNGTLPSSDITAGSQGSNHLVYASLNHQTPRGSPKPPHIPTPHDECSEYAAIRVH